A genomic window from Gambusia affinis linkage group LG16, SWU_Gaff_1.0, whole genome shotgun sequence includes:
- the actn1 gene encoding alpha-actinin-1 isoform X3, translating into MEHYDGENDYMHQEDDWDRDMLLDPAWEKQQRKTFTAWCNSHLRKAGTQIVNIEEDFRDGLKLMLLLEVISGERLAKPERGKMRVHKISNVNKALNFITSKGVKLVSIGAEEIVDGNAKMTLGMIWTIILRFAIQDISVEETSAKEGLLLWCQRKTAPYKNVNIQNFHISWKDGLGFCALIHRHRPELIDYGKLRKDDPMTNLNTAFDVAEKYLDIPKMLDAEDIVGTARPDEKAIMTYVSSFYHAFSGAQKAETAANRICKVLAVNQENEQLMEDYEKLASDLLEWIRRTIPWLENRLPENTMQAMQQKLEDFRDYRRLHKPPKVQEKCQLEINFNTLQTKLRLSNRPAFMPSEGKMVSDINNAWGSLEGAEKGYEEWLLNEIRRLERLDHLAEKFRQKAAIHEAWTEGKEDLLQKQDYETASLSEIKALLKKHEAFESDLAAHQDRVEQIAAIAQELNELDYYDSPSVNARCQRICDQWDALGGMTVKRTEALQRTEKLLETIDQLYLEFAKRAAPFNNWMEGAMEDLQDTFIVHTIEEIQGLSSAHEQFKATLPEADKERLSILGIHNEIAKIVQTYHVNMAGNNPYTTINPQEINAKWDKVRQLVPQRDQALIEEHARQQNNERLRRQFATQANVIGPWIQTKMEEIGRISIEMHGTLEDQLTHLRQYEKSIVNYKPKIDQLEGDHQLIQEALIFDNKHTNYTMEHIRVGWEQLLTTIARTINEIENQILTRDAKGISQEQLNEFRASFNHFDRKRTGIMDAEDFKTCLISMGYNLGENEFSRIMSTVDPNRMGIVTFQAFIDFMSRETADTDTADQVMASFKVLAGDKNYILADELRRELPPDQAEYCIARMAPYTGPDGVPGALDYMSFSTALYGESDL; encoded by the exons GGCACGCAGATCGTGAACATCGAGGAGGACTTTCGGGACGGGCTGAAgctcatgctgctgctggaggtcaTTTCAG GTGAACGCTTGGCCAAACCAGAGAGAGGCAAGATGAGAGTCCACAAGATCTCCAACGTCAACAAAGCGCTCAACTTCATCACCAGCAAAGGAGTGAAGCTGGTCTCTATCGGAGCAGAAG AAATTGTAGACGGTAACGCTAAGATGACCCTGGGAATGATCTGGACCATTATCCTTCGCTTCGCCATCCAGGACATTTCTGTGGAAG AGACGTCGGCCAAAGAGGGCCTCCTGCTGTGGTGCCAGAGGAAAACTGCACCCTACAAGAACGTCAACATCCAGAACTTTCACATCAG CTGGAAGGACGGCTTGGGCTTCTGTGCACTCATTCATCGACACCGTCCAGAACTCATAGACTACGGGAAACTGCGCAAG GATGACCCCATGACCAATCTAAACACAGCCTTTGACGTGGCAGAGAAGTACCTGGACATCCCCAAAATGTTGGATGCCGAAG ACATTGTAGGCACTGCCCGTCCGGATGAGAAGGCCATCATGACCTACGTCTCTAGCTTCTACCACGCCTTCTCGGGCGCCCAAAAG GCGGAGACGGCGGCCAACCGGATCTGCAAGGTGCTGGCGGTGAACCAGGAGAACGAACAGCTGATGGAGGACTATGAGAAGCTGGCCAGCGAT CTGTTGGAGTGGATCCGTCGCACCATCCCCTGGCTGGAGAACCGACTGCCTGAGAACACCATGCAGGCCATGCAGCAGAAGCTGGAGGACTTCAGGGATTACCGTCGTCTCCACAAGCCGCCCAAAGTGCAGGAGAAGTGCCAGCTGGAGATCAACTTCAACACCCTTCAGACCAAACTGAGGCTCAGCAACAGGCCCGCCTTCATGCCCTCCGAGGGAAAGATGGTCTCG GACATCAATAACGCTTGGGGAAGCCTCGAGGGAGCGGAAAAGGGTTACGAAGAGTGGCTCCTCAACGAGATCCGCCGGCTGGAGCGACTCGACCACCTGGCGGAGAAGTTCCGGCAGAAAGCGGCGATTCACGAAGCCTGGACCGAAG GTAAGGAGGACTTGCTGCAGAAGCAAGACTACGAGACCGCCTCTCTGTCAGAGATCAAGGCTCTGCTGAAGAAACACGAGGCCTTTGAGAGCGACCTGGCCGCGCACCAGGATCGCGTGGAGCAGATTGCAGCGATAGCGCAGGAGTTAAA TGAGCTGGACTACTACGACTCCCCCAGTGTAAACGCTCGCTGCCAGCGGATCTGCGATCAGTGGGACGCACTGGGAGGCATGACCGTGAAACGCACTGAGGCGCTACAG AGAACTGAGAAGTTGCTTGAAACTATCGACCAACTGTACCTTGAGTTTGCCAAAAGAGCAGCGCCATTCAATAACTGGATGGAGGGCGCCATGGAGGACCTGCAGGACACTTTCATCGTTCACACAATTGAAGAAATCCAG gGACTGAGCTCAGCCCATGAGCAGTTCAAAGCCACGCTGCCAGAGGCTGACAAAGAGCGCCTGTCCATCCTCGGCATCCACAATGAGATTGCCAAAATCGTGCAGACCTATCATGTGAACATGGCCGGCAACAACCCCTACACAACCATCAACCCACAGGAGATCAACGCTAAATGGGATAAG GTCAGGCAGCTGGTGCCTCAGCGAGACCAGGCTCTGATCGAAGAGCACGCCCGGCAGCAGAACAACGAGCGTCTTCGCAGGCAGTTCGCCACACAGGCCAACGTCATCGGGCCCTGGATCCAGACCAAGATGGAG GAAATCGGCCGGATCTCGATCGAAATGCACGGCACCCTAGAGGACCAGCTGACGCACCTCCGCCAGTACGAGAAAAGCATCGTCAACTACAAGCCAAAGATCGACCAGCTGGAGGGAGACCACCAACTCATTCAAGAGGCTCTCATCTTCGACAACAAACACACCAACTACACAATGGAG CACATCCGTGTGGGCTGGGAGCAGCTGCTCACCACCATCGCCCGCACCATCAACGAAATCGAGAACCAGATCCTGACACGAGACGCCAAGGGCATCAGCCAGGAGCAGCTGAACGAGTTCCGCGCCTCCTTCAACCACTTTGACAGG AAGAGAACAGGAATCATGGATGCAGAAGACTTCAAAACCTGCCTTATCTCCATGGGTTACAACCTG GGGGAAAACGAGTTCTCCCGCATCATGAGCACAGTGGACCCCAACAGAATGGGCATTGTCACCTTCCAGGCCTTCATAGACTTCATGTCGCGCGAGACGGCCGACACGGACACAGCCGACCAGGTCATGGCGTCCTTCAAGGTTCTCGCTGGGGACAAG AACTACATCTTGGCTGACGAGCTGCGCCGCGAGCTGCCCCCAGACCAGGCCGAGTACTGCATCGCGCGCATGGCCCCCTACACGGGCCCCGACGGTGTCCCCGGAGCCCTGGACTACATGTCCTTCTCCACGGCACTTTACGGGGAGAGCGACCTCTGA
- the actn1 gene encoding alpha-actinin-1 isoform X4 — protein sequence MEHYDGENDYMHQEDDWDRDMLLDPAWEKQQRKTFTAWCNSHLRKAGTQIVNIEEDFRDGLKLMLLLEVISGERLAKPERGKMRVHKISNVNKALNFITSKGVKLVSIGAEEIVDGNAKMTLGMIWTIILRFAIQDISVEETSAKEGLLLWCQRKTAPYKNVNIQNFHISWKDGLGFCALIHRHRPELIDYGKLRKDDPMTNLNTAFDVAEKYLDIPKMLDAEDIISTLRPDEKAVMTYVSCYYHAFSGKQKAETAANRICKVLAVNQENEQLMEDYEKLASDLLEWIRRTIPWLENRLPENTMQAMQQKLEDFRDYRRLHKPPKVQEKCQLEINFNTLQTKLRLSNRPAFMPSEGKMVSDINNAWGSLEGAEKGYEEWLLNEIRRLERLDHLAEKFRQKAAIHEAWTEGKEDLLQKQDYETASLSEIKALLKKHEAFESDLAAHQDRVEQIAAIAQELNELDYYDSPSVNARCQRICDQWDALGGMTVKRTEALQRTEKLLETIDQLYLEFAKRAAPFNNWMEGAMEDLQDTFIVHTIEEIQGLSSAHEQFKATLPEADKERLSILGIHNEIAKIVQTYHVNMAGNNPYTTINPQEINAKWDKVRQLVPQRDQALIEEHARQQNNERLRRQFATQANVIGPWIQTKMEEIGRISIEMHGTLEDQLTHLRQYEKSIVNYKPKIDQLEGDHQLIQEALIFDNKHTNYTMEHIRVGWEQLLTTIARTINEIENQILTRDAKGISQEQLNEFRASFNHFDRKRTGIMDAEDFKTCLISMGYNLGENEFSRIMSTVDPNRMGIVTFQAFIDFMSRETADTDTADQVMASFKVLAGDKNYILADELRRELPPDQAEYCIARMAPYTGPDGVPGALDYMSFSTALYGESDL from the exons GGCACGCAGATCGTGAACATCGAGGAGGACTTTCGGGACGGGCTGAAgctcatgctgctgctggaggtcaTTTCAG GTGAACGCTTGGCCAAACCAGAGAGAGGCAAGATGAGAGTCCACAAGATCTCCAACGTCAACAAAGCGCTCAACTTCATCACCAGCAAAGGAGTGAAGCTGGTCTCTATCGGAGCAGAAG AAATTGTAGACGGTAACGCTAAGATGACCCTGGGAATGATCTGGACCATTATCCTTCGCTTCGCCATCCAGGACATTTCTGTGGAAG AGACGTCGGCCAAAGAGGGCCTCCTGCTGTGGTGCCAGAGGAAAACTGCACCCTACAAGAACGTCAACATCCAGAACTTTCACATCAG CTGGAAGGACGGCTTGGGCTTCTGTGCACTCATTCATCGACACCGTCCAGAACTCATAGACTACGGGAAACTGCGCAAG GATGACCCCATGACCAATCTAAACACAGCCTTTGACGTGGCAGAGAAGTACCTGGACATCCCCAAAATGTTGGATGCCGAAG ACATCATTAGCACCTTGAGGCCAGATGAGAAGGCCGTCATGACTTATGTGTCGTGTTACTACCACGCGTTCTCAGGCAAGCAGAAG GCGGAGACGGCGGCCAACCGGATCTGCAAGGTGCTGGCGGTGAACCAGGAGAACGAACAGCTGATGGAGGACTATGAGAAGCTGGCCAGCGAT CTGTTGGAGTGGATCCGTCGCACCATCCCCTGGCTGGAGAACCGACTGCCTGAGAACACCATGCAGGCCATGCAGCAGAAGCTGGAGGACTTCAGGGATTACCGTCGTCTCCACAAGCCGCCCAAAGTGCAGGAGAAGTGCCAGCTGGAGATCAACTTCAACACCCTTCAGACCAAACTGAGGCTCAGCAACAGGCCCGCCTTCATGCCCTCCGAGGGAAAGATGGTCTCG GACATCAATAACGCTTGGGGAAGCCTCGAGGGAGCGGAAAAGGGTTACGAAGAGTGGCTCCTCAACGAGATCCGCCGGCTGGAGCGACTCGACCACCTGGCGGAGAAGTTCCGGCAGAAAGCGGCGATTCACGAAGCCTGGACCGAAG GTAAGGAGGACTTGCTGCAGAAGCAAGACTACGAGACCGCCTCTCTGTCAGAGATCAAGGCTCTGCTGAAGAAACACGAGGCCTTTGAGAGCGACCTGGCCGCGCACCAGGATCGCGTGGAGCAGATTGCAGCGATAGCGCAGGAGTTAAA TGAGCTGGACTACTACGACTCCCCCAGTGTAAACGCTCGCTGCCAGCGGATCTGCGATCAGTGGGACGCACTGGGAGGCATGACCGTGAAACGCACTGAGGCGCTACAG AGAACTGAGAAGTTGCTTGAAACTATCGACCAACTGTACCTTGAGTTTGCCAAAAGAGCAGCGCCATTCAATAACTGGATGGAGGGCGCCATGGAGGACCTGCAGGACACTTTCATCGTTCACACAATTGAAGAAATCCAG gGACTGAGCTCAGCCCATGAGCAGTTCAAAGCCACGCTGCCAGAGGCTGACAAAGAGCGCCTGTCCATCCTCGGCATCCACAATGAGATTGCCAAAATCGTGCAGACCTATCATGTGAACATGGCCGGCAACAACCCCTACACAACCATCAACCCACAGGAGATCAACGCTAAATGGGATAAG GTCAGGCAGCTGGTGCCTCAGCGAGACCAGGCTCTGATCGAAGAGCACGCCCGGCAGCAGAACAACGAGCGTCTTCGCAGGCAGTTCGCCACACAGGCCAACGTCATCGGGCCCTGGATCCAGACCAAGATGGAG GAAATCGGCCGGATCTCGATCGAAATGCACGGCACCCTAGAGGACCAGCTGACGCACCTCCGCCAGTACGAGAAAAGCATCGTCAACTACAAGCCAAAGATCGACCAGCTGGAGGGAGACCACCAACTCATTCAAGAGGCTCTCATCTTCGACAACAAACACACCAACTACACAATGGAG CACATCCGTGTGGGCTGGGAGCAGCTGCTCACCACCATCGCCCGCACCATCAACGAAATCGAGAACCAGATCCTGACACGAGACGCCAAGGGCATCAGCCAGGAGCAGCTGAACGAGTTCCGCGCCTCCTTCAACCACTTTGACAGG AAGAGAACAGGAATCATGGATGCAGAAGACTTCAAAACCTGCCTTATCTCCATGGGTTACAACCTG GGGGAAAACGAGTTCTCCCGCATCATGAGCACAGTGGACCCCAACAGAATGGGCATTGTCACCTTCCAGGCCTTCATAGACTTCATGTCGCGCGAGACGGCCGACACGGACACAGCCGACCAGGTCATGGCGTCCTTCAAGGTTCTCGCTGGGGACAAG AACTACATCTTGGCTGACGAGCTGCGCCGCGAGCTGCCCCCAGACCAGGCCGAGTACTGCATCGCGCGCATGGCCCCCTACACGGGCCCCGACGGTGTCCCCGGAGCCCTGGACTACATGTCCTTCTCCACGGCACTTTACGGGGAGAGCGACCTCTGA
- the LOC122845832 gene encoding cytochrome c oxidase assembly protein COX16 homolog, mitochondrial: MFSWKTLQRNKTVKYGVPMLLLVIGGSFGLREFTQIRYDAQKIRKRLDPSLEAKVNPEKQAVILAEEYEKLKEIHLDEWKNIRGPRPWEDSREYQEQQRSNLSKTH, from the exons ATGTTTAGTTGGAAGacactgcagagaaacaaaaccgTCAAGTATGGAGTCCCTATGCTG CTGCTGGTCATTGGTGGCTCCTTTGGCTTGCGGGAGTTTACTCAAATCCGTTACGATGCCCAGAAAATCAGAAAACGG CTGGATCCTTCACTGGAGGCGAAGGTGAATCCAGAGAAGCAGGCGGTCATCCTGGCGGAGGAGTATGAG AAGTTGAAGGAGATTCATTTGGACGAGTGGAAGAACATCCGTGGTCCCCGGCCCTGGGAGGACTCCAGGGAGTACCAGGAGCAGCAGCGCAGCAATCTGAGCAAAACACACTGA
- the actn1 gene encoding alpha-actinin-1 isoform X2, translating into MEHYDGENDYMHQEDDWDRDMLLDPAWEKQQRKTFTAWCNSHLRKAGTQIVNIEEDFRDGLKLMLLLEVISGERLAKPERGKMRVHKISNVNKALNFITSKGVKLVSIGAEEIVDGNAKMTLGMIWTIILRFAIQDISVEETSAKEGLLLWCQRKTAPYKNVNIQNFHISWKDGLGFCALIHRHRPELIDYGKLRKDDPMTNLNTAFDVAEKYLDIPKMLDAEDIVGTARPDEKAIMTYVSSFYHAFSGAQKAETAANRICKVLAVNQENEQLMEDYEKLASDLLEWIRRTIPWLENRLPENTMQAMQQKLEDFRDYRRLHKPPKVQEKCQLEINFNTLQTKLRLSNRPAFMPSEGKMVSDINNAWGSLEGAEKGYEEWLLNEIRRLERLDHLAEKFRQKAAIHEAWTEGKEDLLQKQDYETASLSEIKALLKKHEAFESDLAAHQDRVEQIAAIAQELNELDYYDSPSVNARCQRICDQWDALGGMTVKRTEALQRTEKLLETIDQLYLEFAKRAAPFNNWMEGAMEDLQDTFIVHTIEEIQGLSSAHEQFKATLPEADKERLSILGIHNEIAKIVQTYHVNMAGNNPYTTINPQEINAKWDKVRQLVPQRDQALIEEHARQQNNERLRRQFATQANVIGPWIQTKMEEIGRISIEMHGTLEDQLTHLRQYEKSIVNYKPKIDQLEGDHQLIQEALIFDNKHTNYTMEHIRVGWEQLLTTIARTINEIENQILTRDAKGISQEQLNEFRASFNHFDRDHSGTLGAEEFKACLISLGFDIANDAQGENEFSRIMSTVDPNRMGIVTFQAFIDFMSRETADTDTADQVMASFKVLAGDKNYILADELRRELPPDQAEYCIARMAPYTGPDGVPGALDYMSFSTALYGESDL; encoded by the exons GGCACGCAGATCGTGAACATCGAGGAGGACTTTCGGGACGGGCTGAAgctcatgctgctgctggaggtcaTTTCAG GTGAACGCTTGGCCAAACCAGAGAGAGGCAAGATGAGAGTCCACAAGATCTCCAACGTCAACAAAGCGCTCAACTTCATCACCAGCAAAGGAGTGAAGCTGGTCTCTATCGGAGCAGAAG AAATTGTAGACGGTAACGCTAAGATGACCCTGGGAATGATCTGGACCATTATCCTTCGCTTCGCCATCCAGGACATTTCTGTGGAAG AGACGTCGGCCAAAGAGGGCCTCCTGCTGTGGTGCCAGAGGAAAACTGCACCCTACAAGAACGTCAACATCCAGAACTTTCACATCAG CTGGAAGGACGGCTTGGGCTTCTGTGCACTCATTCATCGACACCGTCCAGAACTCATAGACTACGGGAAACTGCGCAAG GATGACCCCATGACCAATCTAAACACAGCCTTTGACGTGGCAGAGAAGTACCTGGACATCCCCAAAATGTTGGATGCCGAAG ACATTGTAGGCACTGCCCGTCCGGATGAGAAGGCCATCATGACCTACGTCTCTAGCTTCTACCACGCCTTCTCGGGCGCCCAAAAG GCGGAGACGGCGGCCAACCGGATCTGCAAGGTGCTGGCGGTGAACCAGGAGAACGAACAGCTGATGGAGGACTATGAGAAGCTGGCCAGCGAT CTGTTGGAGTGGATCCGTCGCACCATCCCCTGGCTGGAGAACCGACTGCCTGAGAACACCATGCAGGCCATGCAGCAGAAGCTGGAGGACTTCAGGGATTACCGTCGTCTCCACAAGCCGCCCAAAGTGCAGGAGAAGTGCCAGCTGGAGATCAACTTCAACACCCTTCAGACCAAACTGAGGCTCAGCAACAGGCCCGCCTTCATGCCCTCCGAGGGAAAGATGGTCTCG GACATCAATAACGCTTGGGGAAGCCTCGAGGGAGCGGAAAAGGGTTACGAAGAGTGGCTCCTCAACGAGATCCGCCGGCTGGAGCGACTCGACCACCTGGCGGAGAAGTTCCGGCAGAAAGCGGCGATTCACGAAGCCTGGACCGAAG GTAAGGAGGACTTGCTGCAGAAGCAAGACTACGAGACCGCCTCTCTGTCAGAGATCAAGGCTCTGCTGAAGAAACACGAGGCCTTTGAGAGCGACCTGGCCGCGCACCAGGATCGCGTGGAGCAGATTGCAGCGATAGCGCAGGAGTTAAA TGAGCTGGACTACTACGACTCCCCCAGTGTAAACGCTCGCTGCCAGCGGATCTGCGATCAGTGGGACGCACTGGGAGGCATGACCGTGAAACGCACTGAGGCGCTACAG AGAACTGAGAAGTTGCTTGAAACTATCGACCAACTGTACCTTGAGTTTGCCAAAAGAGCAGCGCCATTCAATAACTGGATGGAGGGCGCCATGGAGGACCTGCAGGACACTTTCATCGTTCACACAATTGAAGAAATCCAG gGACTGAGCTCAGCCCATGAGCAGTTCAAAGCCACGCTGCCAGAGGCTGACAAAGAGCGCCTGTCCATCCTCGGCATCCACAATGAGATTGCCAAAATCGTGCAGACCTATCATGTGAACATGGCCGGCAACAACCCCTACACAACCATCAACCCACAGGAGATCAACGCTAAATGGGATAAG GTCAGGCAGCTGGTGCCTCAGCGAGACCAGGCTCTGATCGAAGAGCACGCCCGGCAGCAGAACAACGAGCGTCTTCGCAGGCAGTTCGCCACACAGGCCAACGTCATCGGGCCCTGGATCCAGACCAAGATGGAG GAAATCGGCCGGATCTCGATCGAAATGCACGGCACCCTAGAGGACCAGCTGACGCACCTCCGCCAGTACGAGAAAAGCATCGTCAACTACAAGCCAAAGATCGACCAGCTGGAGGGAGACCACCAACTCATTCAAGAGGCTCTCATCTTCGACAACAAACACACCAACTACACAATGGAG CACATCCGTGTGGGCTGGGAGCAGCTGCTCACCACCATCGCCCGCACCATCAACGAAATCGAGAACCAGATCCTGACACGAGACGCCAAGGGCATCAGCCAGGAGCAGCTGAACGAGTTCCGCGCCTCCTTCAACCACTTTGACAGG GACCACTCGGGCACTCTGGGCGCGGAAGAGTTCAAGGCCTGCCTGATCAGCCTGGGCTTCGATATCGCCAACGACGCGCAG GGGGAAAACGAGTTCTCCCGCATCATGAGCACAGTGGACCCCAACAGAATGGGCATTGTCACCTTCCAGGCCTTCATAGACTTCATGTCGCGCGAGACGGCCGACACGGACACAGCCGACCAGGTCATGGCGTCCTTCAAGGTTCTCGCTGGGGACAAG AACTACATCTTGGCTGACGAGCTGCGCCGCGAGCTGCCCCCAGACCAGGCCGAGTACTGCATCGCGCGCATGGCCCCCTACACGGGCCCCGACGGTGTCCCCGGAGCCCTGGACTACATGTCCTTCTCCACGGCACTTTACGGGGAGAGCGACCTCTGA
- the actn1 gene encoding alpha-actinin-1 isoform X1, producing the protein MEHYDGENDYMHQEDDWDRDMLLDPAWEKQQRKTFTAWCNSHLRKAGTQIVNIEEDFRDGLKLMLLLEVISGERLAKPERGKMRVHKISNVNKALNFITSKGVKLVSIGAEEIVDGNAKMTLGMIWTIILRFAIQDISVEETSAKEGLLLWCQRKTAPYKNVNIQNFHISWKDGLGFCALIHRHRPELIDYGKLRKDDPMTNLNTAFDVAEKYLDIPKMLDAEDIVGTARPDEKAIMTYVSSFYHAFSGAQKAETAANRICKVLAVNQENEQLMEDYEKLASDLLEWIRRTIPWLENRLPENTMQAMQQKLEDFRDYRRLHKPPKVQEKCQLEINFNTLQTKLRLSNRPAFMPSEGKMVSDINNAWGSLEGAEKGYEEWLLNEIRRLERLDHLAEKFRQKAAIHEAWTEGKEDLLQKQDYETASLSEIKALLKKHEAFESDLAAHQDRVEQIAAIAQELNELDYYDSPSVNARCQRICDQWDALGGMTVKRTEALQRTEKLLETIDQLYLEFAKRAAPFNNWMEGAMEDLQDTFIVHTIEEIQGLSSAHEQFKATLPEADKERLSILGIHNEIAKIVQTYHVNMAGNNPYTTINPQEINAKWDKVRQLVPQRDQALIEEHARQQNNERLRRQFATQANVIGPWIQTKMEEIGRISIEMHGTLEDQLTHLRQYEKSIVNYKPKIDQLEGDHQLIQEALIFDNKHTNYTMEHIRVGWEQLLTTIARTINEIENQILTRDAKGISQEQLNEFRASFNHFDRDHSGTLGAEEFKACLISLGFDIANDAQKRTGIMDAEDFKTCLISMGYNLGENEFSRIMSTVDPNRMGIVTFQAFIDFMSRETADTDTADQVMASFKVLAGDKNYILADELRRELPPDQAEYCIARMAPYTGPDGVPGALDYMSFSTALYGESDL; encoded by the exons GGCACGCAGATCGTGAACATCGAGGAGGACTTTCGGGACGGGCTGAAgctcatgctgctgctggaggtcaTTTCAG GTGAACGCTTGGCCAAACCAGAGAGAGGCAAGATGAGAGTCCACAAGATCTCCAACGTCAACAAAGCGCTCAACTTCATCACCAGCAAAGGAGTGAAGCTGGTCTCTATCGGAGCAGAAG AAATTGTAGACGGTAACGCTAAGATGACCCTGGGAATGATCTGGACCATTATCCTTCGCTTCGCCATCCAGGACATTTCTGTGGAAG AGACGTCGGCCAAAGAGGGCCTCCTGCTGTGGTGCCAGAGGAAAACTGCACCCTACAAGAACGTCAACATCCAGAACTTTCACATCAG CTGGAAGGACGGCTTGGGCTTCTGTGCACTCATTCATCGACACCGTCCAGAACTCATAGACTACGGGAAACTGCGCAAG GATGACCCCATGACCAATCTAAACACAGCCTTTGACGTGGCAGAGAAGTACCTGGACATCCCCAAAATGTTGGATGCCGAAG ACATTGTAGGCACTGCCCGTCCGGATGAGAAGGCCATCATGACCTACGTCTCTAGCTTCTACCACGCCTTCTCGGGCGCCCAAAAG GCGGAGACGGCGGCCAACCGGATCTGCAAGGTGCTGGCGGTGAACCAGGAGAACGAACAGCTGATGGAGGACTATGAGAAGCTGGCCAGCGAT CTGTTGGAGTGGATCCGTCGCACCATCCCCTGGCTGGAGAACCGACTGCCTGAGAACACCATGCAGGCCATGCAGCAGAAGCTGGAGGACTTCAGGGATTACCGTCGTCTCCACAAGCCGCCCAAAGTGCAGGAGAAGTGCCAGCTGGAGATCAACTTCAACACCCTTCAGACCAAACTGAGGCTCAGCAACAGGCCCGCCTTCATGCCCTCCGAGGGAAAGATGGTCTCG GACATCAATAACGCTTGGGGAAGCCTCGAGGGAGCGGAAAAGGGTTACGAAGAGTGGCTCCTCAACGAGATCCGCCGGCTGGAGCGACTCGACCACCTGGCGGAGAAGTTCCGGCAGAAAGCGGCGATTCACGAAGCCTGGACCGAAG GTAAGGAGGACTTGCTGCAGAAGCAAGACTACGAGACCGCCTCTCTGTCAGAGATCAAGGCTCTGCTGAAGAAACACGAGGCCTTTGAGAGCGACCTGGCCGCGCACCAGGATCGCGTGGAGCAGATTGCAGCGATAGCGCAGGAGTTAAA TGAGCTGGACTACTACGACTCCCCCAGTGTAAACGCTCGCTGCCAGCGGATCTGCGATCAGTGGGACGCACTGGGAGGCATGACCGTGAAACGCACTGAGGCGCTACAG AGAACTGAGAAGTTGCTTGAAACTATCGACCAACTGTACCTTGAGTTTGCCAAAAGAGCAGCGCCATTCAATAACTGGATGGAGGGCGCCATGGAGGACCTGCAGGACACTTTCATCGTTCACACAATTGAAGAAATCCAG gGACTGAGCTCAGCCCATGAGCAGTTCAAAGCCACGCTGCCAGAGGCTGACAAAGAGCGCCTGTCCATCCTCGGCATCCACAATGAGATTGCCAAAATCGTGCAGACCTATCATGTGAACATGGCCGGCAACAACCCCTACACAACCATCAACCCACAGGAGATCAACGCTAAATGGGATAAG GTCAGGCAGCTGGTGCCTCAGCGAGACCAGGCTCTGATCGAAGAGCACGCCCGGCAGCAGAACAACGAGCGTCTTCGCAGGCAGTTCGCCACACAGGCCAACGTCATCGGGCCCTGGATCCAGACCAAGATGGAG GAAATCGGCCGGATCTCGATCGAAATGCACGGCACCCTAGAGGACCAGCTGACGCACCTCCGCCAGTACGAGAAAAGCATCGTCAACTACAAGCCAAAGATCGACCAGCTGGAGGGAGACCACCAACTCATTCAAGAGGCTCTCATCTTCGACAACAAACACACCAACTACACAATGGAG CACATCCGTGTGGGCTGGGAGCAGCTGCTCACCACCATCGCCCGCACCATCAACGAAATCGAGAACCAGATCCTGACACGAGACGCCAAGGGCATCAGCCAGGAGCAGCTGAACGAGTTCCGCGCCTCCTTCAACCACTTTGACAGG GACCACTCGGGCACTCTGGGCGCGGAAGAGTTCAAGGCCTGCCTGATCAGCCTGGGCTTCGATATCGCCAACGACGCGCAG AAGAGAACAGGAATCATGGATGCAGAAGACTTCAAAACCTGCCTTATCTCCATGGGTTACAACCTG GGGGAAAACGAGTTCTCCCGCATCATGAGCACAGTGGACCCCAACAGAATGGGCATTGTCACCTTCCAGGCCTTCATAGACTTCATGTCGCGCGAGACGGCCGACACGGACACAGCCGACCAGGTCATGGCGTCCTTCAAGGTTCTCGCTGGGGACAAG AACTACATCTTGGCTGACGAGCTGCGCCGCGAGCTGCCCCCAGACCAGGCCGAGTACTGCATCGCGCGCATGGCCCCCTACACGGGCCCCGACGGTGTCCCCGGAGCCCTGGACTACATGTCCTTCTCCACGGCACTTTACGGGGAGAGCGACCTCTGA